In one Thermoleophilia bacterium genomic region, the following are encoded:
- a CDS encoding DUF4389 domain-containing protein — MYPVTYEADYLKERNRLTTFFRYIVAIPWIIVAYVYSIAASVVVLIAWFALVFTGRYPQGMYNFVGGVLRFMMRVNAFIGLQTDEWPSFGLSEEPAYPVRVHFAPPAAKQSRVSVFFRIILLVPLILMSYLISALLGVVSAISWVTIVFRGYQPAAIHNALAWSLSWTTRVTAYSWLMRDEYPPVGDEIPVNVDPPALEDQPQQQAIDPVAAEQNPPPPAV; from the coding sequence TTGTATCCCGTCACTTATGAAGCCGACTATCTCAAAGAGAGAAACCGGCTCACCACGTTCTTCCGCTACATCGTCGCCATCCCCTGGATCATCGTGGCCTACGTGTACTCGATCGCCGCATCGGTGGTCGTGCTCATCGCCTGGTTCGCGCTGGTCTTCACGGGCCGGTATCCGCAAGGTATGTACAACTTTGTCGGTGGCGTACTGCGCTTCATGATGAGGGTGAACGCCTTCATCGGGCTCCAGACCGACGAGTGGCCATCGTTCGGGCTGAGTGAAGAGCCGGCCTATCCGGTCCGGGTCCATTTCGCACCACCGGCCGCCAAACAGAGCCGGGTCTCGGTCTTCTTCAGGATAATCCTGCTGGTGCCGCTGATCCTGATGTCCTACCTGATCTCGGCCCTGCTGGGAGTCGTCTCGGCGATCTCCTGGGTGACCATCGTCTTCCGCGGTTACCAGCCGGCCGCGATCCACAACGCACTCGCCTGGTCACTGAGCTGGACCACACGCGTCACCGCCTACTCGTGGCTGATGCGCGACGAGTACCCCCCGGTAGGAGACGAAATCCCGGTAAACGTCGATCCCCCGGCCCTGGAAGACCAGCCGCAGCAGCAGGCAATCGACCCGGTAGCAGCAGAGCAAAACCCACCGCCCCCAGCAGTCTGA